The following proteins come from a genomic window of Papaver somniferum cultivar HN1 unplaced genomic scaffold, ASM357369v1 unplaced-scaffold_65, whole genome shotgun sequence:
- the LOC113343642 gene encoding uncharacterized protein LOC113343642 isoform X2, whose product MEERRSSMSESDKQQILEQRRRAYQMRRTTKDDATNNEHRPGPSNAMGYMMSTLTSDFSRQVHPQDEQEDHATEASRKGKSVALDNQKHPRANRYIPGWNTLGSIVIGSIDGDGTNTMCNVMEQGILRRSPRFIEQVQCLEEHASEESRKRKGKSIVQYNKAPKQHRANICVPGRNMSKSIVIGPRDGENNNRDPMDYEISSDDGDHHEIGTSDDDVAVDDENQVSRSVRLRDHEAGTSTTSNATEVFCQK is encoded by the exons ATGGAAGAAAGACGAAGTTCAATGAGTGAAAGTGACAAACAGCAGATCCTTGAACAACGGCGTAGAGCTTATCAAATGCGAAGAACAACAAAGGATGATGCTACTAATAATGAGCACAGACCGGGACCAAGTAATG CAATGGGATATATGATGTCCACCTTAACGTCCGATTTTTCCCGGCAAGTTCACCCTCAAGATGAGCAAGAGGATCACGCCACAGAAGCATCTCGAAAGGGAAAATCAGTTGCACTCGATAACCAG AAACACCCGCGAGCAAACAGATACATTCCTGGCTGGAACACGTTGGGAAGCATAGTTATTGGTTCAATAGATGGAGATGGAACCAATACAATGTGCAACGTTATGGAGCAAGGCATTCTCCGCCGAAGCCCCAGATTTATCGAGCAAGTTCAGTGTCTCGAGGAGCACGCATCAGAGGAATCTCGGAAGAGAAAGGGAAAGTCAATTGTTCAATATAACAAG GCACCGAAACAGCACCGAGCAAACATCTGTGTTCCAGGTAGAAACATGTCGAAAAGCATAGTCATTGGTCCAAGAGATGGAGAGAATAACAACCGTGATCCAATGGATTATGAAATCAGCAGTGATGATGGGGATCACCACGAGAT AGGTACAAGTGATGATGACGTTGCGGTAGATGATGAAAATCAAGTTAGCAGGTCTGTCCGACTACGTGACCATGAAGCCGGAACGAGTACAACCAGCAACGCTACTGAG GTTTTCTGTCAAAAGTAG
- the LOC113343642 gene encoding uncharacterized protein LOC113343642 isoform X1 translates to MEERRSSMSESDKQQILEQRRRAYQMRRTTKDDATNNEHRPGPSNAMGYMMSTLTSDFSRQVHPQDEQEDHATEASRKGKSVALDNQKHPRANRYIPGWNTLGSIVIGSIDGDGTNTMCNVMEQGILRRSPRFIEQVQCLEEHASEESRKRKGKSIVQYNKAPKQHRANICVPGRNMSKSIVIGPRDGENNNRDPMDYEISSDDGDHHEIGTSDDDVAVDDENQVSRSVRLRDHEAGTSTTSNATEVFILRRSPRLHEQPQRPKSTL, encoded by the exons ATGGAAGAAAGACGAAGTTCAATGAGTGAAAGTGACAAACAGCAGATCCTTGAACAACGGCGTAGAGCTTATCAAATGCGAAGAACAACAAAGGATGATGCTACTAATAATGAGCACAGACCGGGACCAAGTAATG CAATGGGATATATGATGTCCACCTTAACGTCCGATTTTTCCCGGCAAGTTCACCCTCAAGATGAGCAAGAGGATCACGCCACAGAAGCATCTCGAAAGGGAAAATCAGTTGCACTCGATAACCAG AAACACCCGCGAGCAAACAGATACATTCCTGGCTGGAACACGTTGGGAAGCATAGTTATTGGTTCAATAGATGGAGATGGAACCAATACAATGTGCAACGTTATGGAGCAAGGCATTCTCCGCCGAAGCCCCAGATTTATCGAGCAAGTTCAGTGTCTCGAGGAGCACGCATCAGAGGAATCTCGGAAGAGAAAGGGAAAGTCAATTGTTCAATATAACAAG GCACCGAAACAGCACCGAGCAAACATCTGTGTTCCAGGTAGAAACATGTCGAAAAGCATAGTCATTGGTCCAAGAGATGGAGAGAATAACAACCGTGATCCAATGGATTATGAAATCAGCAGTGATGATGGGGATCACCACGAGAT AGGTACAAGTGATGATGACGTTGCGGTAGATGATGAAAATCAAGTTAGCAGGTCTGTCCGACTACGTGACCATGAAGCCGGAACGAGTACAACCAGCAACGCTACTGAGGTATTCATTCTCCGCCGAAGCCCCAGACTTCACGAGCAACCTCAACGTCCAAAATCtacattataa
- the LOC113343698 gene encoding multiple organellar RNA editing factor 2, chloroplastic-like: MAAALARAIIKKPTSITLPSRLFSSSYFSSIAKSPPLPGFIRPKRQHLVLLSHAVQELTPCASRLNTIRCRVNRSGSDSYSPMNSGSNYSDRPPTEMAPLFPGCDYEHWLIVMENPGGEGADKQKMIDCYVQTLAKVLGSEEEAKRKIYNVSCERYFGFGCEIDEETSNKLEGLPGVLFVLPDSYVDAENKDYGAELFVNGEIVQRSPERQRRVEPAPQRAQSRPRYNDRTRYVRRRENQQ; this comes from the exons ATGGCTGCAGCATTAGCAAGAGCTATAATCAAAAAACCCACTTCCATAACTCTCCCAAGTCGTcttttttcatcatcatatttctCATCGATAGCTAAATCCCCCCCACTTCCTGGTTTCATTAGACCTAAAAGACAACATTTGGTTCTTTTATCTCATGCTGTTCAAGAACTTACACCTTGTGCATCTCGTTTGAATACTATACGATGTAGAGTTAATCGGTCTGGTTCTGACTCATATTCACCTATGAATTCTGGGTCCAATTATAGTGATCGTCCTCCTACTGAAATGGCACCATTGTTTCCTGGTTGTGATTATGAACATTGGCTTATTGTTATGGAGAATCCTGGTGGTGAAGGTGCTGATAAACAAAAGATGATTGATTGTTATGTTCAAACCCTAGCTAAGGTTCTTGGAAG TGAGgaagaagcaaagagaaagatatACAATGTTTCATGTGAAAGGTATTTTGGTTTCGGATGTGAGATTGACGAAGAGACCTCAAATAAGCTTGAAG GTTTGCCAGGTGTTCTATTTGTGCTTCCAGATTCTTATGTGGACGCCGAGAATAAGGACTATGGAG CTGAACTGTTTGTAAATGGAGAGATAGTTCAAAGATCGCCTGAGAGACAGAGGAGGGTGGAGCCAGCGCCCCAGAGAGCTCAGAGTAGACCCAGATACAATGACAGAACCCGATACGTTAGGCGCAGAGAAAACCAACAATAG